From the genome of Papaver somniferum cultivar HN1 chromosome 2, ASM357369v1, whole genome shotgun sequence, one region includes:
- the LOC113349135 gene encoding L-gulonolactone oxidase 3-like: MKLTMATLVWLVSSTLLLLILGSTSLPKAYAMPPPSPVNCDATGCKLHNSYGVWNDRKECWVQNVIYPTTEEELRFAVAEANRRKLKVKIITGFSHTIPKLACPGNELSKNSVLISTAKYNSGIKVDVKSLTVTADSGVGLRDLINKVEEAGLSLVASPYWEGVSIGGLISTGAHGSSWWGKGGAVHDHVVGLSLVVPAKETEGYAKVIHLDSRNQIFNAAKVSLGLLGAISKVKLSLEPGCKRSITNVYNNDSHFEDEFMDLAKKHEFADIIWNPSKHAVIYRQDDRVPLNSSGDGINDYLGFQSNLILISKTVRSSEKALETSRSVNGKCLMANTVVGYKKLVANGLKNNNLLFTGYPVVGRQGKMQTSGSCLYSSASNTLSTCAWDPRIKGLFFYETTAIFPASKFRNFIQDVKKLRDLKPEHFCGVDIYNGFLIRFIKASDAYLGQPEDSVVVDFNYYRANEASTPRLNQDIWEEVEQIAFFKHGAKPHWAKNRNLAFLGVQQKYPNFCKFLAAKKQLDPENMFSSYWSDKIIFGNETEKAEGCAMEGMCICSEDKHCNPSKGYFCKPGIVYNQAKVCRFSASLLA; the protein is encoded by the exons ATGAAGTTAACAATGGCTACCTTGGTATGGTTAGTTTCTTCTACTCTGTTGCTATTGATTTTGGGTTCAACATCATTACCCAAGGCATATGCAATGCCACCGCCGTCACCGGTAAACTGTGATGCCACTGGATGCAAGCTTCACAACTCTTATGGTGTATGGAATGACAGAAAAGAGTGTTGGGTGCAAAATGTAATCTACCCAACAACAGAGGAAGAACTTCGATTTGCTGTTGCTGAAGCGAATCGGAGGAAACTAAAAGTAAAGATCATAACTGGGTTCTCTCATACAATTCCCAAACTGGCATGCCCAGGAAATGAGTTGTCAAAAAATTCTGTTCTTATTAGTACTGCTAAGTACAATTCAGGGATTAAGGTTGATGTTAAGAGTCTTACCGTTACAGCAGATTCGGGAGTAGGTCTGCGCGATTTGATTAATAAGGTTGAAGAAGCTGGATTGAGTTTAGTGGCTTCTCCATATTGGGAAGGTGTAAGTATTGGAGGACTAATTAGTACCGGGGCTCATGGGAGTTCATGGTGGGGAAAAGGTGGTGCAGTTCATGATCATGTTGTTGGCCTAAGTCTGGTAGTTCCTGCAAAAGAAACCGAAGGATATGCAAAAGTTATCCACCTTGATTCTCGAAATCAAATTTTTAATGCAGCAAAAGTGTCTCTAGGATTGTTAGGCGCCATCTCAAAGGTAAAGCTTTCGCTGGAGCCCGGGTGCAAAAGAAGCATTACAAATGTATACAACAATGATAGCCATTTTGAGGATGAATTCATGGACCTTGCTAAGAAACATGAGTTTGCAGATATTATCTGGAATCCGTCAAAACATGCAGTCATCTACAGACAAGATGATAGAGTTCCCTTAAACAGCTCCGGGGACGGAATCAATGACTATCTTGGGTTCCAGTCTAATTTAATCCTCATTTCCAAAACCGTGAGGTCTTCAG AGAAAGCACTGGAGACGTCACGGAGTGTCAATGGCAAGTGTCTAATGGCAAATACTGTTGTAGGATACAAGAAGTTGGTAGCCAATGGTTTGAAAAACAACAACTTGCTGTTCACTGGATACCCAGTTGTGGGTCGTCAGGGTAAGATGCAAACATCTggttcatgtttatattcgtccGCCTCAAATACTCTAAGCACATGTGCTTGGGATCCAAGAATCAAAGGACTATTTTTCTACGAAACAACTGCTATCTTTCCTGCTTCAAAGTTTAGAAATTTCATCCAAGATGTGAAGAAACTAAGAGATCTGAAACCAGAACACTTCTGTGGTGTTGACATATACAACGGGTTTCTAATACGTTTCATCAAGGCTTCTGACGCATATCTCGGCCAACCAGAGGATTCTGTTGTTGTCGATTTCAACTATTATAGAGCTAATGAGGCTTCAACACCAAGGCTGAATCAAGATATATGGGAGGAGGTTGAGCAAATTGCATTCTTCAAGCATGGAGCAAAGCCACATTGGGCCAAGAATAGGAATCTCGCGTTCTTGGGTGTGCAACAGAAGTATCCCAACTTCTGTAAATTTCTTGCAGCAAAGAAACAACTGGATCCTGAAAATATGTTCTCTAGTTATTGGTCAGATAAGATAATTTTTGGAAATGAAACAGAAAAGGCCGAGGGTTGTGCAATGGAAGGAATGTGCATATGTTCAGAAGATAAGCATTGCAATCCAAGCAAAGGATATTTTTGCAAACCAGGCATTGTATATAATCAAGCTAAAGTATGTAGGTTTTCAGCTTCTTTATTGGCCTAA